One stretch of Comamonas testosteroni DNA includes these proteins:
- a CDS encoding NAD(P)H-dependent glycerol-3-phosphate dehydrogenase: protein MKILVIGAGAWGTAMAISAATHPEQGRVSLWARDPAQAQLMQADRANSRYLPGIHFPDALTVVSGDVMAHVADADLIVLGTPMAALRQWLSQLKDCRRPVVWLCKGFEAVAADAPAGSYGLMAHEVCQQVAPQLQSGALSGPSFAAEVARQQPTALVAASAHEGVSELLVSAFHGEAMRVYANQDIVGVEVGGAVKNVLAIATGLCDGLQLGLNARAALVTRGLAEMTRLGVALGARAETFMGLSGLGDLVLTATGDLSRNRKVGLLLAEGKSLEQAVTSLGHVAEGVYSARTVLARARQVGVEMPITETVVALLDGQLPVTEAVQHLMARDPRGE, encoded by the coding sequence ATGAAAATTCTTGTCATCGGCGCTGGCGCCTGGGGTACGGCCATGGCCATCAGTGCGGCCACCCATCCGGAGCAGGGCCGTGTCAGTCTCTGGGCGCGTGACCCGGCGCAGGCGCAGCTCATGCAGGCCGATCGTGCCAACAGCCGCTATCTGCCCGGCATCCATTTCCCGGATGCGCTCACGGTGGTCAGCGGCGATGTGATGGCCCATGTGGCGGATGCCGATCTGATTGTGCTGGGCACGCCCATGGCGGCGCTGCGCCAGTGGCTGAGCCAGCTCAAGGATTGCCGCCGGCCCGTGGTCTGGCTGTGCAAGGGCTTCGAGGCCGTGGCAGCCGATGCCCCTGCCGGCAGTTATGGACTGATGGCGCATGAAGTCTGCCAGCAGGTGGCGCCGCAGCTGCAAAGCGGTGCGCTCAGCGGCCCCAGCTTTGCGGCCGAGGTGGCGCGCCAGCAGCCTACGGCTCTGGTGGCCGCCAGCGCCCACGAAGGCGTGAGCGAGCTGCTGGTGTCGGCCTTTCACGGCGAGGCCATGCGCGTCTATGCCAATCAGGACATCGTGGGCGTGGAAGTGGGCGGAGCCGTCAAGAATGTGCTGGCCATTGCCACGGGTCTTTGCGACGGCCTGCAGCTGGGGCTGAACGCGCGTGCGGCCCTGGTCACGCGTGGCCTGGCCGAGATGACGCGCTTGGGCGTGGCGCTGGGTGCGCGCGCCGAGACCTTCATGGGCCTGTCCGGCCTCGGCGACCTGGTGCTGACCGCCACCGGCGATCTCTCGCGCAACCGCAAGGTGGGCCTGTTGCTGGCCGAAGGCAAGAGCCTGGAGCAGGCCGTGACTTCGCTGGGTCATGTGGCCGAGGGCGTGTACAGCGCCCGCACCGTGCTCGCCCGGGCACGCCAGGTCGGCGTGGAAATGCCCATCACCGAAACCGTGGTTGCCCTGCTGGACGGCCAGCTACCGGTCACCGAAGCCGTGCAGCACCTGATGGCACGCGATCCGCGTGGCGAATAA
- the secB gene encoding protein-export chaperone SecB yields the protein MAEQDNSPVFQIQRVYLKDLSLEQPNSPAILLEQVQPSVDIQLGVEATPVAEGVYEVAVTATVQTKIQDKTVFLVEAKQAGIFEIRNVPEDQMGGVIGIACPQIIYPYLRGNVADVVTRAGFPPVHLAEINFQAMYEQQQAAAAAQAEGQLPQ from the coding sequence ATGGCCGAACAAGACAACAGCCCCGTGTTCCAGATCCAGCGCGTGTATCTGAAGGATCTGTCGCTGGAGCAGCCCAACTCTCCCGCCATCCTGCTGGAGCAGGTGCAGCCCAGCGTGGACATCCAGCTGGGCGTGGAAGCCACTCCCGTGGCTGAAGGCGTGTACGAAGTGGCCGTGACCGCCACGGTTCAGACTAAGATTCAGGACAAGACCGTGTTCCTGGTCGAAGCCAAGCAAGCCGGCATCTTCGAAATCCGCAACGTGCCCGAAGACCAGATGGGTGGCGTGATCGGTATTGCCTGCCCCCAGATCATCTATCCCTATCTGCGCGGCAACGTGGCCGACGTGGTGACCCGCGCCGGCTTCCCTCCCGTGCACCTGGCCGAAATCAACTTCCAGGCCATGTACGAGCAGCAGCAAGCGGCTGCCGCAGCACAGGCCGAAGGCCAGCTGCCCCAGTAA
- a CDS encoding rhodanese-like domain-containing protein: MKFIIDNWYLILIAVASGVMLLLPALRGATGGSLSAAAAVHLINREKAVVLDVCEPEEFAAGHVNGARNLPLSQLEEKLPTTVKNKQLPVVLVCASGARAARAEAVAKKLGYEKAQALAGGMKAWRDAGLPVEKA, translated from the coding sequence GTGAAATTCATCATTGATAACTGGTATTTGATCCTGATTGCCGTGGCTTCGGGTGTGATGCTGCTGCTGCCCGCACTGCGCGGAGCGACAGGCGGTTCGCTGTCGGCAGCGGCTGCCGTGCACCTGATCAACCGTGAAAAAGCCGTGGTGCTGGACGTCTGCGAGCCTGAAGAGTTTGCAGCCGGCCATGTCAACGGAGCCAGGAACCTGCCCCTGAGCCAGTTGGAGGAAAAGCTGCCCACTACCGTCAAGAACAAGCAGCTGCCCGTGGTGCTGGTGTGCGCATCGGGCGCCCGTGCTGCGCGTGCCGAAGCCGTGGCCAAGAAGCTGGGTTACGAAAAGGCCCAGGCGCTGGCTGGCGGCATGAAGGCCTGGCGCGATGCCGGCCTGCCGGTTGAAAAAGCCTGA
- the grxC gene encoding glutaredoxin 3 — protein MQAVKMYTTAVCPYCIRAKQILKSKGVEQIEEVRIDFDTAARDHMMQVTGRRTVPQIFIGDTHVGGCDDLMALDAKGGLLPLLQS, from the coding sequence ATGCAAGCCGTGAAGATGTACACCACCGCCGTCTGCCCCTATTGCATTCGTGCCAAGCAGATTCTCAAGTCCAAGGGCGTGGAACAGATCGAGGAAGTGCGCATCGATTTCGATACTGCTGCCCGCGATCACATGATGCAGGTCACCGGCCGCCGCACCGTACCCCAGATCTTCATTGGCGATACCCATGTGGGCGGTTGCGACGATCTGATGGCGCTGGATGCCAAGGGCGGTCTGCTGCCCCTGCTGCAAAGCTGA
- a CDS encoding HesA/MoeB/ThiF family protein, with translation MNDDQLLRYSRHIMLDEIGIEGQERILAAHAVIIGAGGLGSPAALYLGSAGVGRITIVDNDVVDMTNLQRQIAHTTERIGMPKVESIRTAVHAINPGIEIRCIQQRATEALLDELLPEASIVLDCTDNYKTRQAINAACVRHGIPLVEGAAIRVDGQLMVIDPRNPDSPCYACVFPPEAEFEEVQCSTMGVFAPLVGLIGTQQAAEALKLIVGFGRSSVGQLQMLDARSMEWSRMKIARVKTCDICGMTNTNYKK, from the coding sequence ATGAATGACGATCAATTGCTACGCTATTCCCGTCACATCATGCTCGACGAAATCGGCATCGAAGGCCAGGAGCGCATTCTGGCGGCGCATGCAGTGATCATTGGAGCCGGCGGCTTGGGCTCGCCTGCCGCACTCTATCTGGGCTCGGCAGGTGTGGGGCGCATCACCATCGTCGACAACGACGTCGTGGACATGACCAATCTGCAGCGCCAGATTGCCCACACGACCGAACGCATAGGCATGCCCAAGGTGGAATCGATCCGCACTGCCGTACATGCCATCAATCCCGGGATCGAGATTCGCTGCATCCAGCAGCGTGCAACCGAAGCCCTGCTCGATGAACTGCTGCCCGAGGCCAGCATCGTGCTCGACTGCACCGACAACTACAAGACCCGCCAGGCCATCAATGCGGCTTGCGTGCGTCACGGCATCCCCCTGGTTGAAGGAGCGGCCATCCGTGTCGATGGCCAGCTGATGGTCATTGATCCACGCAACCCCGACAGCCCATGCTATGCATGCGTCTTTCCGCCAGAGGCTGAATTCGAAGAGGTTCAGTGCTCAACCATGGGCGTCTTTGCACCGCTGGTTGGACTGATAGGCACCCAGCAAGCTGCAGAAGCACTGAAGCTGATTGTCGGTTTTGGCCGATCTTCTGTCGGACAACTTCAAATGCTTGATGCACGTTCCATGGAGTGGAGTAGGATGAAAATTGCTAGGGTTAAAACCTGTGATATCTGCGGAATGACAAACACAAATTACAAAAAATGA
- the gpmA gene encoding 2,3-diphosphoglycerate-dependent phosphoglycerate mutase: MYKLVLIRHGESTWNLENRFTGWTDVDLTATGVEQAKKAGQLLKAEGYDFDVAYTSVLKRAIRTLWHVQDEMDRTWLPVVHSWRLNERHYGGLQGLNKADMAKQYGDEQVLVWRRSYDVPPPALEATDPRSERSDVRYAKLQPEQIPLTECLKDTVARVVPFWDESIAPAIKAGKRVVVAAHGNSIRALIKYLDNIADDQIVGVNVPNGIPLVYELDADLKPIRHYYLGDAEAAAKAAAAVAAQGKA; encoded by the coding sequence ATGTACAAGCTCGTTCTGATCCGCCACGGTGAATCCACCTGGAACCTTGAAAACCGCTTCACCGGCTGGACCGATGTGGATCTGACTGCCACCGGCGTCGAACAGGCCAAGAAGGCCGGCCAACTGCTCAAGGCAGAAGGCTATGACTTCGATGTGGCCTATACCAGCGTGCTCAAGCGCGCCATCCGTACCCTGTGGCATGTGCAGGATGAAATGGACCGCACCTGGCTGCCCGTGGTGCATAGCTGGCGTCTCAACGAACGCCACTACGGCGGTCTGCAGGGTCTGAACAAGGCCGATATGGCCAAGCAGTATGGCGACGAACAAGTGCTGGTCTGGCGCCGCAGCTACGATGTGCCGCCTCCCGCCCTGGAAGCCACCGACCCCCGCAGCGAACGCAGCGATGTGCGCTACGCCAAGCTGCAGCCCGAGCAGATCCCGCTGACCGAGTGCCTCAAGGACACGGTTGCACGCGTTGTGCCGTTCTGGGACGAGTCCATCGCTCCCGCCATCAAGGCCGGAAAACGGGTGGTTGTGGCCGCACACGGCAACTCCATCCGCGCCCTGATCAAGTATCTGGACAACATCGCCGACGACCAGATCGTGGGCGTGAACGTGCCCAACGGCATTCCTCTGGTCTATGAACTGGACGCCGATCTCAAGCCCATCCGCCACTACTACCTGGGCGACGCCGAAGCCGCAGCCAAGGCAGCAGCGGCAGTTGCAGCCCAGGGCAAGGCCTGA
- a CDS encoding response regulator, with amino-acid sequence MKLRTFFVEDNPTIRDNLIATMAELADVEAVGVAETETDAVRWLSHNSDAWDLVIVDLFLREGSGLGIVTSLQHRPQQKKLLVLSNYATADIRQRCLELNADAVFDKSNEIDALIDFCIYLNTSKS; translated from the coding sequence GTGAAACTGCGTACTTTTTTTGTTGAAGACAATCCCACGATTCGCGACAACCTGATTGCGACGATGGCGGAGCTTGCCGATGTGGAAGCGGTCGGGGTGGCAGAGACCGAAACCGATGCAGTACGCTGGCTCAGCCACAACTCTGACGCCTGGGACTTGGTCATCGTGGATCTGTTCTTGCGCGAGGGCAGCGGTCTCGGCATTGTCACAAGCCTTCAGCATCGACCACAGCAGAAAAAGCTGCTCGTGTTGAGCAATTATGCGACTGCAGATATACGACAGCGCTGCCTTGAGCTCAACGCAGATGCCGTATTTGACAAATCCAACGAAATCGATGCGCTTATCGATTTCTGTATTTATTTAAATACCAGTAAATCTTGA
- a CDS encoding S41 family peptidase, whose translation MGQKIKIAGWISVGVVAGALTTVSLQTLARGGVTPLPLEEIQQLSAVFGLIKTDYVEQVSDKKLITDAISGMVSSLDPHSQYFDKKTYKEFKEGTSGKFVGVGIEITMEDGLIKIVSPIEGSPAFRAGLKTGDLITKIDDTAVKGLTLNDAVKRMRGEPNTKVRLNILRKDESRSFPVTITREEIKTQSVKGKVIEPGYAWIRLSQFQERTVDDFVRKVEEIYKQEPNLKGLVLDLRNDPGGLLDAAVAISAAFLPSDVPVVSTNGQLAESKAVYKASPEFYAQRGFGDPLQRLPAALKKLPLVVLVNEGSASASEIVAGALQDHKRATVMGSQSFGKGSVQTVRPLGPDTALKLTTARYYTPSGKSIQAKGIVPDVMVDETADGDLFAALSMREADLEKHLSSGQGAEVKNDSLEKAREEARKRLEEEAKKPAAERRLPEFGSEKDFQLQQALNKLKGQPVKVSKTLTERKIEEKPGDATAADKKPADKKTPEKGESDKSKK comes from the coding sequence ATGGGTCAAAAAATCAAAATTGCAGGCTGGATCTCTGTGGGCGTGGTCGCCGGTGCGTTGACCACCGTATCCCTGCAGACGCTGGCTCGCGGGGGTGTGACGCCTCTGCCACTTGAAGAAATCCAGCAGTTGTCGGCCGTCTTCGGCCTGATCAAGACCGATTACGTGGAGCAGGTCAGCGACAAGAAGCTGATCACCGACGCCATCTCCGGCATGGTCTCCAGCCTGGACCCTCACTCCCAGTACTTCGACAAGAAAACCTACAAAGAATTCAAGGAAGGCACTTCCGGCAAGTTCGTTGGCGTCGGCATCGAGATCACCATGGAAGACGGGCTGATCAAGATCGTCTCCCCCATCGAAGGCTCGCCCGCTTTCCGCGCAGGTCTCAAGACCGGCGACCTGATCACCAAGATCGACGACACGGCCGTCAAGGGCCTGACGCTCAATGACGCTGTCAAGCGCATGCGCGGCGAACCGAATACCAAGGTGCGCCTGAACATCCTGCGAAAGGATGAAAGCCGTAGCTTCCCCGTCACCATCACCCGCGAAGAAATCAAGACCCAATCGGTCAAGGGCAAGGTGATCGAGCCCGGTTACGCCTGGATTCGCCTGAGCCAGTTCCAGGAGCGCACCGTGGATGACTTTGTCCGCAAGGTCGAGGAAATCTACAAGCAGGAGCCCAATCTCAAGGGCCTGGTGCTGGACCTGCGCAATGATCCCGGCGGCTTGCTGGATGCGGCCGTAGCCATCTCCGCGGCCTTCCTGCCCTCCGATGTGCCCGTGGTCTCCACCAACGGCCAGTTGGCGGAAAGCAAGGCCGTCTACAAGGCATCGCCCGAGTTCTACGCCCAGCGCGGTTTTGGCGACCCCTTGCAACGCCTGCCTGCAGCACTGAAAAAGCTGCCTCTGGTGGTGCTGGTCAACGAAGGCTCGGCCTCGGCCAGCGAAATCGTGGCCGGAGCTCTGCAAGATCACAAACGTGCCACCGTCATGGGCAGCCAGTCCTTTGGCAAGGGATCGGTCCAAACCGTGCGCCCTCTGGGGCCCGATACGGCTCTCAAGCTGACGACGGCACGCTACTACACACCTAGCGGAAAATCCATTCAGGCCAAGGGCATCGTGCCCGATGTGATGGTGGATGAGACTGCAGACGGCGACTTGTTTGCTGCATTGAGCATGCGTGAAGCAGACCTTGAAAAGCATTTGTCCAGTGGACAGGGCGCGGAGGTCAAGAACGACTCACTTGAAAAGGCCCGCGAGGAAGCGCGCAAACGCCTGGAAGAGGAAGCCAAGAAGCCGGCCGCCGAACGCCGCCTGCCGGAGTTCGGGTCTGAAAAGGACTTCCAGCTGCAACAGGCACTGAACAAGCTCAAGGGCCAGCCCGTCAAGGTCAGCAAAACCCTGACGGAGCGCAAAATCGAAGAGAAGCCCGGAGACGCGACGGCTGCAGACAAAAAGCCCGCTGACAAGAAAACGCCCGAAAAAGGCGAATCCGACAAGAGCAAAAAATAA